Proteins found in one Anopheles aquasalis chromosome 3, idAnoAquaMG_Q_19, whole genome shotgun sequence genomic segment:
- the LOC126579235 gene encoding uncharacterized protein LOC126579235, with protein MSPNVGKSITPSMPPELNDAMMEWNTNVKQENQRPPVFNPEDYVFSLKKYGRRGSNGCFKSIYDINANEVTAKNDKSKNENAHNRSHTLPLKTIDHRSTIAAPASMDCEMSLRQFGSVTDLLTKLRSDLRASFPSFVQEFVSSPLDGVSLMLEVLRAVQLSQSAPLNGTTTMPPGGMPRNNQSYQRRALLDELACLQCLSICCTRSPEAGARLGTTSIGLLPLAAAATGTGIRSRIVALQLLTIACDKSGDGTQRIQLHGHTAVSEALSTLRLRCAEPVRFRLLVGMLNSGGGSGELQAVGMRFINTFLESAENVQTRLYLQAELFQAGLDPSQMCKTISSTSPWLERLRSEVKRWDAIRIDIEQLQLQARSAEQVRSRLVILERRVQILHEEKSVLSTMERRLQERCAELQREVLRLKGTNSKANGSGSHENSNTSSLEKRPVALPRQVPPEAKRNTSSENDDEGISSSETGQSSTPEPPRLYPAKDSSSSSHKFSISLTQKNTAPTDEVSGHTEEETNDTIDDVIEELQNIVNDAEREISDQNEVLYNHLDDIPEQILYSLEINNENEIVPVNLLPHPPRKSRSLAHLISNPSDGEGSGYDMLLANNETKVDFFDEEDEENRAAQLKQSFGENCTASSYFVAAPGADVSTKPTLDSVPMALPGPDIISSAAEGTVNSDLVPLHHHHSRDSHFVSQPKDSNRAILNVIMDARDKESRLLRAQSLEREQQVTQPAPQQFNGVFFMTDMNNTGKHPKPDISAALDAKKVTKNLDRLGAYGIDSMIDIVMTNEQRLNKANACRAMSSKLTGNPNFKLNNVYSSAKTAEQHTMAQLRTLIPELAEKAQNELNEVPNRIPEDLAALRSWLIKQSHLNPRTDDQFLVNFLRGCKYSLEKTKEKLDNYYTVKTAIPEFFENRDPCNEALQMYMAFGVNLPLPHTLEVDGPRFMLVRMGAYDASKYSIVHVMKVCYMITDLLLVNDDTSIIAGHQVLVDLCGLTFACMSQFSPTFIKKMTSVIEAFPIRTRGIHFINPSSGFDALYKLFHGFLSKKIQERIQVHESFEALHKVIPKKYLPEEYGGSGGRLDDIINDWQRKLIANRDFFAEDAKYRNDERKRPGKPKNASNLFGVEGSFRSLEFD; from the exons ATGTCGCCAAATGTTGGAAAAAGCATCACACCGAGCATGCCGCCAGAGTTGAACGATGcaatgatggaatggaatacaAATGTTAAG CAAGAGAACCAGCGTCCACCGGTTTTTAATCCAGAGGATTATGTGTTTTCGCTGAAAAAGTATGGTCGCCGAGGATCAAATGGATGCTTCAAATCAATTTACGACATAAACGCCAACGAAGTTACAGCAAAAAATGACAAAAGTAAGAATGAGAACGCCCACAACCGCTCACATACTCTGCCCCTCAAAACCATAGATCATCG TTCAACGATTGCTGCGCCTGCCTCAATGGATTGTGAAATGTCTCTTCGACAGTTCGGCAGCGTAACAGATTTGTTGACCAAGCTGCGTTCCGATCTGCGCGCTTCTTTTCCAAG TTTTGTTCAGGAGTTTGTGTCCAGTCCTCTAGATGGAGTCAGCTTGATGCTGGAGGTACTGCGTGCAGTTCAACTTAGTCAAAGCGCTCCTTTAAACGGTACCACAACGATGCCTCCGGGCGGTATGCCTCGGAACAATCAGTCCTACCAACGTCGAGCCCTTCTAGACGAACTGGCATGCTT ACAATGTTTAAGCATCTGTTGCACTAGAAGTCCAGAGGCAGGAGCCCGCTTGGGCACGACATCGATAGGATTACTTCCGCTGGCTGCTGCGGCAACAGGCACCGGAATACGATCAAGGATCGTCGCACTGCAGCTGCTCACGATTGCCTGTGACAAATCAGGTGATGGAACGCAGCGAATTCAGTTGCATGGCCATACGGCAGTTTCGGAGGCCCTGTCGACGCTAAGGTTGCGATGCGCTGAACCGGTCCGGTTTCGGCTGCTCGTGGGAATGCTAaacagcggtggtggttcaggAGAACTGCAGGCTGTCGGAATGAGATTCATCAATACCTTTCTTGAGAGTGCTGAAAACGTACAAACTCGCCTTTACCTGCAGGCTGAGCTCTTCCAGGCCGGATTGGATCCATCACAAATGTGCAAAACCATATCTTCAACATCACCGTGGCTAGAGCGATTGCGTTCGGAGGTGAAGCGTTGGGATGCCATAAGGATTGATATAGAACAGTTACAGCTCCAGGCACGTTCAGCTGAGCAAGTTCGTAGTCGATTGGTGATTTTGGAGCGACGAGTACAAATACTGCATGAAGAAAAGAGTGTTCTCTCGACAATGGAACGGCGTCTCCAAGAACGATGTGCTGAATTGCAGCGGGAGGTGTTACGTCTAAAAGGGACGAACAGTAAAGCTAATGGAAGCGGTTCTCATGAGAATTCGAACACTTCCAGCTTGGAAAAGCGTCCCGTTGCTTTACCGCGCCAGGTACCTCctgaagcaaaacgaaacaccTCCTCAGAGAATGACGACGAAGGCATCAGCAGCTCAGAGACCGGTCAATCATCCACGCCCGAACCTCCAAGGTTGTATCCAGCGAAGGATTCCAGTTCAAGTTCGCATAAATTTAGCATATCATTAACTCAGAAAAATACCGCTCCAACGGATGAAGTAAGCGGGCACACGGAGGAAGAAACAAACGACACGATCGATGACGTTATCGAGGAGTTGCAGAACATTGTGAATGATGCGGAGCGCGAAATTTCTGATCAGAATGAGGTCCTCTACAACCATCTAGATGATATTCCTGAACAAATACTATACAGCCTAGAGATCAACAACGAAAATGAGATCGTTCCGGTCAATCTATTGCCTCATCCACCGCGCAAGTCACGCTCACTTGCACATTTGATTTCAAATCCATCGGACGGTGAAGGTTCGGGTTACGatatgctgctggccaacaatGAAACCAAGGTGGATTTTTTCgatgaagaagacgaagagaaCAGAGCTGCACAGTTGAAGCAATCATTTGGAGAAAATTGTACGGCCAGCAGCTATTTTGTAGCGGCACCCGGAGCGGATGTATCAACCAAGCCTACGCTAGACTCCGTTCCGATGGCTTTACCCGGTCCGGACATTATCAGCTCAGCAGCGGAAGGGACGGTCAACAGCGATCTAGTACCgttgcatcatcaccattctcGCGATAGCCATTTCGTCTCGCAACCGAAAGACTCCAATCGCGCCATTCTAAACGTTATTATGGATGCGCGTGATAAAGAGTCGAGGCTACTTCGAGCACAATCACTCGAAAGGGAACAGCAGGTgacacaaccagcaccacagcaatTCAACGGTGTGTTCTTTATGACCGACATGAACAATACTGGAAAGCATCCAAAACCGGACATATCAGCTGCGCTAGATGCAAAAAAGGTGACGAAAAATTTGGATCGACTTGGAGCGTATGGCATCGATTCTATGATTGATATTGTAATGACGAACGAGCAGCGACTGAACAAGGCGAATGCATGCAGAGCTATGTCGAGTAAGCTCACAGGAAATCCTAACTTTAA ATTGAATAACGTGTACTCCTCTGCGAAAACAGCAGAACAGCATACCATGGCACAATTGAGAACGCTGATACCGGAGTTGGCGGAGAAGGCACAGAATGAGTTGAACGAAGTGCCCAATCGTATTCCTGAAGATCTGGCTGCGCTGCGCTCGTGGTTGATAAAGCAGTCCCACCTCAATCCACGCACGGATGATCAGTTTTTGGTGAACTTTTTACGCGGCTGTAAGTACAGTCTGGAGAAGACGAAAGAAAAGCTGGACAATTACTACACCGTTAAGACGGCCATCCCTGAGTTTTTCGAAAACCGTGATCCGTGCAATGAAGCACTGCAAATGTACATGGCGTTCGG AGTCAACCTTCCTCTACCGCACACCCTTGAGGTTGACGGACCTCGTTTCATGCTGGTTCGCATGGGTGCGTACGATGCTTCGAAATACTCGATAGTACACGTGATGAAAGTGTGTTATATGATAACTGACCTGTTGTTGGTTAACGACGACACATCCATCATCGCTGGACATCAAGTTTTGGTTGATCTATGTGGTTTAACCTTTGCTTGTATGTCACAGTTTAGCCCAACATTCATCAA AAAAATGACTTCGGTTATCGAGGCTTTCCCTATTCGTACCAGAGGAATTCACTTCATCAACCCTTCGTCGGGCTTCGACGCTCTCTATAAGTTGTTTCACGGGtttttgagcaaaaaaatTCAAGAACGAATACAGGTACACGAATCCTTCGAAGCGCTGCACAAGGTCATTCCTAAAAAGTACCTGCCGGAAGAATATGGCGGTAGCGGTGGTCGATTGGATGATATCATTAACGACTGGCAGCGGAAACTGATCGCCAATCGAGACTTTTTCGCCGAAGATGCCAAGTATCGTAACGACGAACGAAAACGAccaggaaaaccgaaaaatgcGAGCAATTTATTCGGAGTGGAAGGGTCGTTTCGGTCGCTAGAGTTTGATTAG
- the LOC126579231 gene encoding alpha-tocopherol transfer protein-like has protein sequence MSAIRAISSTMAEIARVQINEDTNQVDSHLSVIRSWLVECNLQCGPIDDQFLMAFLRGCKFSLEKAKKKIVLFHNIRSELPQIVQNRDPVNLEVLRVIRMGVAVPLPKTEKMSDPKIFLIRVGQFNVSQCTFADVMKVGTMINDILMRDDDQMVICGMTLIIDLQGVTRNHLMHFEMNFLKKVAILSQDASPLRMQGIHILNPPPGLQTAMSIFNSLLSEKNQSKRIFVHGRDLPSLYKHFPPTLLPKEYGGTLGSVDDFVHEWEMKMVENRTYLLEMASISATQKSPIIVENAGIKNVSAFGFEGSFRKLNFD, from the exons ATGAGCGCTATTCGTGCTATATCTTCGACGATGGCTGAAATAGCAAGGGTGCAAATCAACGAAGACACCAACCAAGTGGATAGTCATCTTTCAGTGATAAGATCATGGCTCGTAGAGTGTAACTTGCAGTGTGGGCCAATCGACGATCAATTTTTGATGGCATTTCTCCGTGGTTGTAAATTTAGCCTcgagaaggcgaagaaaaaaattgTGTTGTTTCATAACATTCGCTCCGAACTACCGCAAATTGTTCAAAACAGAGATCCAGTAAATTTGGAAGTCTTACGCGTCATTCGGATGGG CGTTGCTGTTCCCCTGCCCAAGACAGAAAAAATGTCTGATCCAAAGATATTCTTGATTCGTGTCGGACAATTCAATGTTTCTCAATGTACGTTTGCAGATGTAATGAAGGTTGGCACAATGATCAACGATATTCTGATGCGAGACGATGATCAGATGGTGATTTGTGGCATGACTCTCATAATTGATTTGCAAGGTGTTACTAGAAACCACTTGATGCATTTTGAGATGAATTTTCTAAAGAAAGTGGCAATATTGAGTCAGGACGCATCTCCTCTTCGAATGCAGGGCATTCACATCCTTAATCCTCCTCCTGGTTTGCAGACAGCAATGAGTATTTTTAATAGCCTACtttcagaaaaaaatcaaagcaaacgg aTCTTTGTACATGGCCGTGATCTTCCATCGCTTTAtaaacattttccaccgacCCTCTTGCCGAAAGAGTACGGCGGAACTCTAGGTTCCGTAGATGATTTTGTACATGaatgggaaatgaaaatggtagAAAACCGGACATACTTATTAGAGATGGCGTCCATTAGCGCTACCCAAAAATCGCCTATCATAGTGGAAAATGCAGGGATAAAGAACGTATCCGCATTTGGTTTTGAGGGCAGCTTTAGAAAGCTCAATTTTGACTAA
- the LOC126579229 gene encoding uncharacterized protein LOC126579229 — protein MGPTTKLTLAKATQTEQSSTSDDSLITVCTLRTILASLSDLNKMVGSMNAAKQNSAEADPPSGNDPHLPNTILPPVTSLAELFELEENASNEDFVTSAVICFGRMFGRHNYKGRGRTVCLRLIERVFEVQFLSNCSWSESGKEGNIDLIDFENTFNMLYKTVIYTDPDFTTQQMKHFFRLAIMYAKRRANEKRQKQSTITVQHTDIDESFDETCLESVVEQDSMVEQDIVEQENMMEQATIDEEFKKQDSNLIESNHLAGHAIYETEQLTPVANISPVKKQSDVSTSSDTSLNVLNKILQPVNSLAELSLLEKKAKNDGFVLAVISRFGKMYGEGLHKGKGKIVCSRLLDQFFERDFLCNCCLTSSTKYKDKIAIERFPNTINLLFRTVINSDPEYTMLEMCTFLQNTLPISKTRSKTKQEGEGSATNSKRSKLVAVSNESNLVLATAGKEDLNSEKIEEYQEEITTIELVSSADDCTLTTTNMIPSDEDGPSKIVLEIIDSQFSKSNAPLLDVNNQIESNSPEAQHKRIAREKGLLELFPKTILSPVNNFNALHALEKKASSQSFVKALIFSSSKMFGRGQWKGKGKIVCAKLIDLFFEKEFLKRCSWTGSAKESGVVAFKDFNGIFNMFYQIVAFAAPDFTMNEIEVFFRGRLRNRR, from the coding sequence ATGGGCCCCACAACTAAACTCACGTTGGCAAAAGCCACTCAAACTGAGCAGTCTTCCACTTCTGATGATAGTTTAATCACAGTGTGTACGCTAAGAACAATCTTAGCATCATTATCAGATCTCAATAAGATGGTTGGTTCGATGAACGCTGCCAAGCAAAACTCTGCTGAAGCCGACCCACCCAGCGGTAACGACCCTCACCTGCCGAATACGATCCTTCCGCCCGTAACTAGCCTTGCAGAACTGTTCGAACTGGAAGAGAACGCTAGTAACGAAGATTTCGTAACATCTGCGGTCATTTGTTTTGGGCGTATGTTCGGTAGACATAATTACAAGGGTAGAGGGAGAACAGTGTGTCTCAGGCTGATTGAAAGAGTGTTCGAGGTGCAGTTCTTGAGCAACTGTTCGTGGTCAGAGagcggaaaggaaggaaacatcGATTTGATAGACTTCGAGAATACATTTAACATGTTGTATAAGACAGTGATCTATACAGATCCGGATTTTACTACGCAACAGATGAAACACTTTTTCCGATTGGCCATAATGTATGCCAAAAGACGAGCCAatgaaaaaaggcaaaagcaaTCGACAATTACTGTACAACACACCGATATCGATGAGAGCTTTGATGAAACGTGCTTAGAGAGTGTAGTGGAACAAGATAGTATGGTGGAACAAGACATAGTCGAACAGGAAAACATGATGGAGCAGGCGACAATTGATGAGGAATTTAAGAAACAAGATTCTAATTTGATAGAGAGCAACCATTTAGCTGGCCATGCTATCTATGAGACAGAACAGTTGACTCCAGTAGCGAACATTTCACCGGTAAAGAAACAATCTGATGTGTCCACGTCAAGTGACACTTCTCTAAACGTTCTCAATAAGATCCTCCAGCCAGTGAACAGTCTTGCTGAACTCAGTTTGCTAGAGAAAAAAGCCAAGAACGATGGATTTGTTTTAGCAGTCATATCCCGTTTTGGGAAAATGTATGGAGAAGGATTGCATAAAGGCAAAGGAAAAATTGTGTGTTCCCGGCTTCTTGACCAATTCTTCGAGCGCGATTTCCTGTGCAACTGTTGCCTTACGAGCAGTACCAAATACAAAGATAAAATAGCTATTGAGCGGTTTCCTAACACGATTAATTTGCTCTTCAGGACAGTGATCAATTCCGATCCCGAGTACACCATGCTGGAAATGTGTACCTTTTTACAGAACACGCTTCCTATTTCCAAAACACGTTCTAAAACTAAACAAGAAGGTGAAGGCTCAGCAACGAACTCCAAGCGATCCAAATTAGTTGCTGTGTCCAACGAGTCAAATCTTGTATTAGCGACAGCAGGCAAAGAAGACCTAAACAGCGAGAAGATAGAAGAGTATCAGGAAGAGATAACCACAATAGAATTAGTCTCATCGGCGGATGATTGCACTTTAACGACGACCAATATGATACCATCGGATGAAGATGGTCCATCGAAAATTGTTCTTGAAATAATAGACAGTCAATTTTCCAAAAGCAACGCGCCATTATTGGATGTGAACAATCAAATCGAATCCAATTCACCAGAAGCACAGCATAAACGAATAGCTCGGGAAAAGGGTCTTTTGGAATTGTTTCCCAAAACGATACTGTCACCCGTAAATAACTTCAATGCACTACATGCGCTGGAGAAAAAGGCATCGAGTCAATCTTTTGTCAAAGCATTGATCTTCAGCTCTTCGAAAATGTTCGGAAGAGGacaatggaaaggaaagggaaagatcGTTTGTGCGAAGCTGATTGATTTGTTCTTTGAAAAAGAATTCTTGAAGAGATGTTCTTGGACGGGAAGTGCAAAAGAAAGTGGCGTGGTTGCATTCAAAGATTTCAATGGCATCTTTAACATGTTCTACCAAATCGTCGCCTTTGCTGCGCCTGATTTTACGATGAATGAAATAGAAGTTTTTTTCCGTGGTCGATTGCGCAATCGAAGATAA
- the LOC126576388 gene encoding geminin-like, producing the protein MSGKGPFVIPLEPAAEQEETTKTARRTLKDVQNVVGSLKENLSSHHLMAHAMSKDLLLPPSKVALEVKAVKTSVSRATQTTFAEETKLTDADISSEIAQKLDEKRRNALQETLKENQELTMKIESLENELTHAKGVIAHFEDLVGVMNEMLSECSCQPSTSGESSFSAKVTDSVTEADSGIAPNLDPDSDESDESSKQ; encoded by the exons ATGAGTGGCAAGGGGCCTTTTGTCATACCGTTGGAACCAGCCGCAGAACAAGAG GAAACTACTAAAACCGCTCGTCGGACGCTGAAGGATGTACAAAACGTTGTGGGGTCTCTGAAGGAAAATTTGAGCTCGCATCATCTGATGGCTCATGCTATGTCGAAGGATTTGCTTCTTCCGCCCAGCAA GGTAGCCCTGGAAGTGAAGGCTGTCAAAACGTCGGTTTCTAGGGCCACGCAAACCACTTTTGCAGAGGAGACAAAATTGACCGACGCGGATATAAGCAGCGAAATAGCACAAAAGCTGgatgaaaagagaagaaatgCACTACAAGAAACGCTAAAAGAAAATCAAGAGCTAACCATGAAAATCGAGTCGTTGGAAAACGAACTAACACATGCCAAAGGAGTAATAGCTCATTTTGAAGATCTTGTAGGTGTTATGAACGAAATGTTGAGTGAATGTTCCTGCCAACCCTCAACAAGTGGAGAGAGTAGTTTTTCTGCCAAAGTTACAGACAGTGTTACTGAAGCCGACAGTGGCATTGCCCCGAATCTTGACCCGGATAGTGACGAGAGTGACGAATCGTCGAAACAGTAA
- the LOC126576387 gene encoding zinc finger protein 90-like yields MEIIVENLLPRFDFLCRFCLADGNCTPIFLPNGTFNERLKKSFEIIVSKVDENDGLPNNICAKCLSCIEDYVDFEANCDASYKTLAQHLERTKPEQSCETVAEAERNGLFAIEYLEEYVYDVEQNVIDTCPEKALQREETQSEDYVQSGDSNLANTEDIVTDGKSNKQDTHPSFTKETESIETGLPAEHRGLFLAAMQTKEVDSVKRGNRTIPIVECMFCNKLYRGRNTLKKHLKIHFQLKNYNCTFCDRAFTDRSSLRLHEVRHTRIKAFKCDQCDRSYFSSSELKQHCNMQHGDKIYECKVCSARFSAKAILEDHTTCHRPDRPFVCNICGLCFKRNRNLNRHMGIHSTKTKDRQTQDFPDCFWCTLVFETPSKLLHHLRDKHRQEYEQSRVGSYRCADCLKTFTSLDDFLQHRSTHSLIAIQTEGGTLRQCGECGKQFRYRSLAMKHLRTHRSSNPIPQS; encoded by the coding sequence ATGGAAATTATCGTCGAAAACCTGTTACCAAGGTTTGATTTCCTCTGCCGATTTTGCCTGGCAGATGGTAACTGTACACCGATATTTCTACCGAATGGAACATTCAATGAAAGGCtaaaaaaatcattcgaaATTATTGTTTCCAAAGTGGACGAGAATGATGGACTGCCAAACAACATATGCGCAAAGTGTCTTTCGTGCATTGAAGATTATGTCGATTTCGAGGCAAATTGTGATGCTTCGTATAAAACACTGGCCCAACATTTGGAACGAACAAAGCCAGAACAGAGCTGCGAGACTGtagcagaggcagagagaaatGGATTGTTTGCGATTGAATATCTTGAAGAGTACGTATATGATGTGGAACAGAACGTAATCGATACTTGCCCGGAGAAAGCGTTACAGCGTGAAGAAACACAAAGTGAAGATTATGTGCAAAGCGGGGACAGTAATCTAGCAAATACGGAAGATATCGTAACTGatggcaaaagcaacaaacaagacACACATCCGTCGTTCACCAAGGAAACAGAATCAATAGAAACGGGTTTGCCAGCGGAACATAGGGGCCTGTTTCTTGCCGCTATGCAGACAAAAGAAGTGGACTCTGTCAAGAGAGGCAACCGCACAATTCCTATTGTTGAATGCATGTTCTGCAACAAGCTATATCGTGGTAgaaatacattaaaaaaacacCTAAAAATTCACTTCCAACTGAAAAACTATAACTGTACCTTTTGCGATAGGGCTTTTACTGATCGttcttcgcttcgccttcATGAAGTACGCCACACAAGAATTAAAGCCTTTAAATGCGACCAGTGTGATAGATCATACTTTAGCAGCAGCGAACTGAAGCAACATTGCAACATGCAACATGGAGATAAGATTTATGAATGTAAAGTGTGTTCGGCTCGCTTTTCGGCCAAAGCCATTTTAGAAGACCACACCACCTGCCACCGGCCAGATCGTCCTTTTGTTTGCAATATTTGTGGACTATGTTTCAAGCGCAACCGAAACCTAAACCGGCACATGGGCATACACTCGACAAAGACGAAAGATCGGCAAACTCAGGACTTTCCCGATTGTTTCTGGTGTACGCTTGTATTTGAAACACCGTCCAAACTTCTCCATCATCTGAGGGACAAACATCGCCAGGAGTATGAACAAAGTCGTGTCGGTTCGTATCGATGCGCCGATTGTTTGAAAACGTTCACCAGTTTAGATGATTTTCTGCAACATCGTAGCACACATTCATTAATTGCCATACAAACGGAGGGAGGGACGCTCCGTCAGTGTGGGGAATGTGGAAAACAGTTCCGTTACCGATCGTTGGCGATGAAACATCTCCGAACACATAGATCTAGTAATCCCATACCTCAATCTTAA
- the LOC126576390 gene encoding uncharacterized protein LOC126576390, whose product MDAERFEPRTIVNGALLKKHIDEQISIHLKIDRCDDGSRSLTGKSTDGLTVQVFFPDPLMGLTAGWMEVIGIAAPNNIVRGKELVTYFDCQEKIEEFDVSGHNMLCTLLSVCKDPFTTGSSI is encoded by the exons ATGGACGCTGAGCGATTCGAACCACGTACAATCGTAAATGGAGCGCTTCTGAAGAAGCACATCGACGAGCAAATAAGTATTCATCTTAAGATTGATCGATGTGACGATGGAAGCAGATCGTTGACTGGGAAATCAACCGATGGTCTTACTGTTCAGGTGTTCTTTCCTGATCCGTTGATGGGTCTTACCGCTGGGTGGATGGAAGTGATAGGCATAGCTGCACCGAATAATATCGTTCGAGGTAAAGAA CTCGTCACGTATTTCGACTGCCAGGAAAAGATAGAGGAGTTTGATGTGAGCGGTCATAATATGTTGTGTACATTGCTATCCGTTTGCAAAGATCCGTTTACAACTGGTTCATCAatataa
- the LOC126574604 gene encoding periodic tryptophan protein 1 homolog, with translation MDSDQEDEVPNVNFVPSLIFVKRGVAKANPDKVTLTNEELARIISETKADLEEDGVDDMDTSDDDQEPLEPKHPSEAPTDTTDANNEDDEYNFATYEDDSVATGLHLSTVAIVDPTENIEDDVDSDEEDEIIKPSDNLILVGHVQNDTASMEVYIYNEQEGSLYVHHDFWLPSPPLCIEWLSFDPGSDSPGNMCAIGCMDPIITLWDLDIQDSLEPVCKLGSKGSRKKNIAKLGHSDAVLDLSWNRHLEHILASGSVDQTVILWDLENGTPHTTIGGFEEKVQTLAFHPKRPEMLLAGSCDGLVKVFDCRVTNETNSVFTKWDVGGEVERVCWDPFNEDCFLASTNDGKLHYVDTRQTDKVLWTKQAHEKEVTGLMLSTGVKGMLSTASADGTLKVWDIDANDARLVYKKNPKIGVIQCLDECQENPFTLAMGGDLKSKNFCVVNLLDNDVVSNVFKHRFETDHSKKSQSRDEVMQDVPIE, from the exons ATGGATTCAGATCAGGAAGATGAAGTTCCTAACGTGAACTTTGTGCCCAGCTTAATCTTCGTGAAACGAGGCGTTGCAAAGGCAAACCCGGACAAG GTAACTCTAACTAACGAGGAGCTAGCCCGTATCATCAGCGAAACAAAAGCAGATCTCGAAGA AGACGGTGTAGACGATATGGACACATCGGACGATGATCAAGAACCTCTTGAACCGAAGCACCCGAGCGAGGCTCCAACCGACACGACGGATGCTAataatgaagatgatgaataTAATTTCGCAACGTATGAAGATGATT CTGTTGCCACTGGTTTACATTTAAGCACGGTGGCTATAGTTGACCCAACAGAAAACATAGAGGATGATGTTGACTCGGATGAGGAAGATGAAATAATCAAACCGTCGGATAACTTGATTCTTGTAGGCCACGTGCAAAACGACACCGCTTCGATGGAAGTCTATA TTTACAATGAGCAGGAAGGAAGCCTGTACGTTCATCACGATTTCTGGTTACCTAGTCCTCCTCTTTGCATTGAGTGGTTAAGCTTTGATCCTGGAAGTGACTCGCCTGGAAACATGTGCGCTATAGGGTGTATGGATCCGATCATCACCCTATGGGATCTTGATATTCAAGACTCGCTTGAACCCGTGTGTAAGCTAGGCTCTAAAGGAAGCAGGAAGAAAAATATTGCCAAACTAGGCCATAGCGACGCTGTACTGGACTTATCATGGAATCGTCATCTAGA ACATATTCTAGCCAGTGGATCGGTTGACCAAACTGTAATTCTGTGGGATTTGGAAAATGGGACGCCCCATACTACAATCGGCGGGTTTGAAGAAAAGGTTCAAACATTAGCATTTCATCCAAAACGTCCCGAAATGCTGTTGGCCGGTAGTTGCGATGGCTTGGTTAAGGTGTTCGATTGCCGTgtaacaaacgaaacgaacagcGTGTTCACCAAATGGGATGTGGGGGGTGAAGTGGAGCGGGTTTGTTGGGACCCGTTTAACGAAGATTGTTTTCTAGCCAGTACGAACGATGGAAAACTGCACTATGTAGACACACGTCAGACCGACAAGGTGCTTTGGACGAAACAGGCGCATGAGAAAGAGGTCACGGGCTTGATGCTGAGCACTGGAGTTAAAGGAATGTTATCAACAGCTTCAGCTGACGGAACATTGAAAGTTTGGGATATTGATGCAAACGATGCACGCTTAGTTTACAAGAAGAACCCCAAAATCGGAGTTATTCAATGCTTAGACGAATGTCAAGAAAATCCATTCACCTTGGCAATGGGTGGTGATTTGAAGTCAAAAAACTTTTGTGTGGTCAATCTTTTGGACAACGATGTTG TGTCcaatgtttttaaacataGATTCGAAACCGATCATTCAAAAAAGAGCCAGTCCCGCGATGAAGTAATGCAAGATGTTCCTATTGAATAA